A part of bacterium genomic DNA contains:
- a CDS encoding DUF1326 domain-containing protein translates to MAWRLNGTYFENCNCNMVCPCSTSGLTMPADNERCRVVLVFHVALGEVEGVDVSNRTVAVLADTPRQMLDGNWRVGVFMDAAASPSQQEKLGAVFSGKLGGPMAGLVPLIGEMLGMEVVSIQYEDNGRRHRVKIGDAAEIEIEDFVPPGSPTGEVSKITGAFHPANSTLTIAKATKARVKAFGLEFSNDGKNGHSAPFSWGA, encoded by the coding sequence ATGGCATGGCGCCTCAACGGTACGTACTTTGAAAACTGCAACTGCAACATGGTCTGCCCGTGCAGCACCTCCGGACTGACCATGCCCGCAGACAACGAGCGGTGCCGTGTCGTGCTCGTGTTCCATGTCGCCTTGGGCGAGGTCGAGGGAGTGGATGTCAGCAATCGTACTGTCGCCGTGCTGGCCGACACGCCGCGGCAGATGCTCGATGGCAACTGGCGTGTCGGTGTGTTCATGGACGCAGCCGCCTCCCCGAGCCAACAGGAAAAGCTTGGTGCCGTGTTCTCCGGGAAGCTCGGTGGACCAATGGCAGGCCTCGTCCCGCTTATCGGAGAGATGTTGGGGATGGAGGTTGTGTCCATTCAGTACGAGGATAACGGGCGCCGGCACCGAGTGAAGATCGGCGACGCCGCCGAGATTGAGATTGAGGACTTCGTGCCGCCAGGGAGTCCGACCGGAGAGGTATCCAAAATCACCGGGGCATTCCATCCAGCGAACTCGACGCTTACGATCGCCAAAGCGACAAAGGCACGAGTGAAGGCCTTCGGGTTGGAGTTTTCCAACGATGGGAAGAACGGACACTCTGCTCCGTTCTCGTGGGGCGCATGA
- a CDS encoding DUF2182 domain-containing protein, with product MATPSLDVSKRPQIWLWLALLLLTAVGWTITVIQAREMGTMADMRAMAMGPSPFLLFLLVWVSMMVAMMFPSVAPMVSLFSTVGRNQRTTVGSAVPTWVFLAGYLAIWSLFGVGAYLLSLAVPAVGMTAPGLRAYSPMVGGIVLVLAGLNQWSPLKGICLRHCRSPLSFLLQSWRAGYRGAFIMGFRHGAYCVGCCWGLMVVLFAVGLMNLGWMVLLAAVIFAEKIFRHGPLIGRVAALGLVLFGLATLITPWLGRSASVPPM from the coding sequence ATGGCAACCCCGTCGCTCGACGTATCCAAGCGGCCGCAGATCTGGCTCTGGTTGGCATTGCTGCTGCTCACGGCCGTTGGTTGGACGATCACGGTAATCCAGGCCCGGGAGATGGGGACCATGGCCGACATGCGGGCCATGGCAATGGGACCGAGTCCGTTCCTGCTCTTCCTTTTGGTCTGGGTCAGCATGATGGTGGCGATGATGTTCCCGTCGGTGGCGCCTATGGTGTCGCTCTTTTCTACTGTGGGGCGCAACCAACGTACCACGGTTGGGTCGGCGGTGCCGACTTGGGTGTTCCTGGCCGGCTATTTGGCGATCTGGAGTCTCTTCGGCGTCGGCGCCTATCTGCTCTCACTAGCGGTGCCCGCCGTGGGCATGACGGCGCCCGGTCTCAGGGCGTACAGTCCGATGGTCGGAGGGATTGTGCTGGTTCTGGCTGGCCTGAACCAGTGGAGCCCCTTGAAAGGTATTTGCCTACGGCATTGCCGCTCGCCCTTGAGTTTCTTACTCCAGTCATGGCGCGCCGGCTATCGCGGCGCGTTTATCATGGGGTTTCGGCACGGTGCCTACTGCGTGGGCTGCTGCTGGGGTCTCATGGTCGTGCTGTTCGCGGTAGGATTGATGAATCTGGGTTGGATGGTGCTACTGGCGGCCGTGATCTTTGCCGAGAAGATCTTCCGCCATGGCCCGCTCATCGGCCGGGTGGCGGCCCTCGGCCTCGTCCTTTTTGGTCTGGCCACCTTGATCACGCCGTGGTTGGGAAGATCGGCCAGCGTGCCACCCATGTAA